In Streptomyces sp. NBC_00414, a single window of DNA contains:
- a CDS encoding NAD(P)/FAD-dependent oxidoreductase yields MTSNTRVVVIGAGLAGVRLARRLGELGVSAVLVGEEEHTPYNRVLLAEVLAGRYAPEVIALPTPERLTRGRVVHIDRAARQVHLADSTVIAYDTLVLATGSNPVLPPLRGLFAPDRHELPEGVHAFRTMDDCLGLSAAVRQDTRAVVIGGGLLGVSAARALAERGAQVVLAQQGERLMERQLDPSASKLVLRHLKNLGVEVHTETRVRGVRCIEGAVRSVEMADGYALGADLVVLACGVHPRVGLAQDAGLAVHKGVIVDDELRTSDPHIRAIGDCSQHDGQVYGLAAPALEQAEVLAELLARSSAGTASAGGAAGYSGTRALTRLTLASGNPLDLAAFGEHTPLPGDDVIQLTDATRGTYRKVVVRDDRLVGGVLVGELGTVGALARAWEGAEPLPTDGAPLLHLLTNDGGS; encoded by the coding sequence ATGACCTCGAATACGCGTGTGGTGGTGATCGGCGCCGGCCTCGCGGGCGTACGTCTCGCCCGCAGGCTCGGAGAGCTCGGCGTGTCCGCCGTACTCGTCGGCGAGGAGGAGCACACCCCGTACAACCGGGTTCTGCTCGCGGAGGTCCTGGCGGGGCGTTACGCCCCCGAGGTCATCGCGCTCCCCACGCCCGAGCGGCTGACCCGTGGCCGGGTGGTGCACATCGACCGCGCGGCACGGCAGGTGCACCTCGCGGACAGCACGGTGATCGCATACGACACGCTGGTCCTGGCCACCGGCTCGAACCCGGTGCTGCCGCCCCTGCGCGGCCTGTTCGCCCCCGACCGGCACGAACTGCCGGAAGGAGTCCACGCGTTCCGCACGATGGACGACTGCCTGGGCCTGTCGGCGGCCGTACGGCAGGACACCCGGGCCGTCGTCATCGGCGGCGGTCTGCTCGGCGTCTCGGCCGCCCGCGCGCTCGCCGAACGCGGCGCGCAGGTGGTGCTGGCCCAGCAGGGCGAGCGCCTGATGGAACGTCAACTCGACCCGTCGGCATCCAAGTTGGTGCTCCGGCACCTCAAGAACCTCGGCGTCGAGGTGCACACCGAGACCCGGGTACGCGGCGTGCGCTGCATCGAGGGTGCCGTCCGCTCGGTCGAGATGGCCGACGGATACGCCCTCGGCGCCGACCTGGTGGTGCTGGCCTGCGGAGTGCATCCGCGGGTGGGCCTCGCCCAGGACGCCGGTCTCGCCGTGCACAAGGGCGTCATCGTCGACGACGAACTGCGCACCTCCGACCCGCACATCCGGGCCATCGGCGACTGCTCACAGCACGACGGCCAGGTCTACGGGCTGGCGGCGCCCGCGCTCGAACAGGCCGAAGTCCTGGCCGAGTTGCTGGCCCGGTCATCGGCGGGGACCGCATCCGCGGGAGGCGCCGCCGGCTACAGCGGCACGCGCGCCCTCACCCGGCTGACCCTCGCCTCCGGCAACCCGCTCGACCTCGCCGCCTTCGGGGAGCACACCCCGCTCCCCGGGGACGACGTCATCCAGCTCACCGACGCGACCCGCGGCACCTACCGAAAGGTCGTCGTCCGCGACGACCGCCTGGTCGGCGGGGTCCTCGTCGGCGAGCTCGGCACCGTCGGCGCGCTCGCCCGCGCCTGGGAGGGAGCAGAGCCGCTCCCCACGGACGGCGCACCGCTGCTCCACCTGCTCACCAACGATGGAGGCTCCTGA
- a CDS encoding response regulator transcription factor → MRVVIAEDSALLRDGLAQLLQLRGVEVAAAVGDADALLTAVAEHRPDAAVVDIRMPPTQTDEGIRAAVRLRADHPTTGVLIFSQYVETKYAAQLLGTSPGGVGYLLKERVVDIAEFVDALERIAAGGTALDPEVVAQLFGASRRATALDALTPREREVLASMAEGRTNHAIAASFTVSERAVEKHIANIFTKLGLPPSDTQNRRVLAVLRYLETTG, encoded by the coding sequence ATGCGCGTTGTCATCGCCGAGGACTCCGCCCTCCTGCGCGACGGCCTGGCGCAGCTCCTGCAGCTGCGGGGCGTGGAGGTCGCCGCGGCCGTCGGGGACGCCGACGCGCTGCTGACCGCCGTGGCCGAGCACCGCCCGGACGCCGCCGTCGTCGACATCCGGATGCCTCCGACCCAGACGGACGAGGGGATCAGGGCGGCGGTACGGCTGCGCGCGGACCACCCCACCACGGGGGTGCTGATCTTCTCCCAGTACGTCGAGACGAAGTACGCGGCCCAGCTCCTGGGCACCAGCCCGGGCGGTGTCGGCTACCTCCTCAAGGAGCGTGTCGTCGACATCGCCGAGTTCGTGGACGCGCTGGAGCGGATCGCCGCCGGCGGGACCGCCCTCGACCCCGAGGTGGTCGCCCAGCTCTTCGGCGCGAGCCGCCGCGCCACCGCCCTGGACGCCCTCACGCCCCGCGAACGCGAAGTGCTCGCGTCGATGGCCGAGGGGCGTACGAACCACGCGATCGCCGCGTCCTTCACCGTCTCGGAACGGGCCGTGGAGAAACACATCGCCAACATCTTCACCAAGCTCGGCCTGCCGCCCTCCGACACCCAGAACCGGCGGGTGCTCGCGGTCCTGCGCTACCTGGAGACGACGGGCTGA
- the nirB gene encoding nitrite reductase large subunit NirB translates to MSTTALVGTGPRPTIVLVGHGMVGQRFLEALAERGLTATHRVVVLCEEPRPAYDRVQLTSYFSGRTPEELSVTDMEFIAEHGIELHLGDPAETVDRAARKVTARSGLVVGYDTLVLATGSFPFVPPVPGKDAEGCFVYRTIEDLLAIEEYAKARATTGAVVGGGLLGLEAAGALKGLGLATHIVEFAPRLMPVQVDEGGGAALLRTIENMGLTVHTGTGTQEVVTGDDGAVTGMKLSDGSTVATDLVVFSAGVRPRDQLARDCGLTVGERGGISVDDQCRTVSDQRVFAIGECALASDGRVYGLVAPGYEMAETAAATIAADEAAVAGGADGTALAGTADAASFTGADLSTKLKLLGVDVASFGDAHGAAADCLDVVYADSRSGTYKKLVIGPGGELLGGILVGDADAYGTLRAFTGSVPPIAPEQLVLPSCAGAPAQLGPSSLPDEAIICSCHNVTKGAIRGAVTEHSCTTVPEVKKCTKAGTGCGSCVKVLGQLVTSELEASGVEVDKGLCGCFSQTREELYEIVLALRISSYQQLLDRYGRENARGGDGCEVCKPTVGSIIASLAPTIGAEGYVLGGEQAALQDTNDHFLANLQKNGSYSIVPRIPGGEITPEKLIVIGEVARDFGLYTKITGGQRIDMFGARVEQLPLIWARLVDAGFESGHAYGKSLRTVKSCVGQTWCRYGVQDSVRMAIDLELRYRGLRSPHKLKSAVSGCARECAEAQSKDFGIIATAAGWNLYVGGNGGATPRHADLLAQDLSDAELIRLIDRFLMFYIRTADRLERTSTWLERIPGGLDHVRDVVVDDSLGICEELESLMTAHVAAYRDEWAETINDPEKLSRFVSFVNAPDTPDPVVGFVAERDQIKPDLPLLTIGTRPLEGSAQR, encoded by the coding sequence ATGTCCACGACCGCACTTGTGGGAACCGGACCCCGCCCCACGATCGTGCTCGTCGGTCACGGAATGGTCGGCCAGCGCTTCCTCGAAGCGCTCGCCGAGCGCGGCCTGACCGCCACGCACCGCGTGGTCGTGCTGTGCGAGGAGCCGCGGCCCGCGTACGACCGCGTACAGCTCACCTCGTACTTCTCGGGCCGCACGCCCGAGGAACTGTCCGTGACGGACATGGAGTTCATCGCGGAACACGGGATCGAGCTGCACCTCGGGGACCCGGCCGAGACCGTCGACCGGGCCGCCCGGAAGGTCACCGCCCGCTCGGGTCTCGTCGTCGGCTACGACACGCTGGTCCTCGCCACCGGCTCGTTCCCCTTCGTGCCGCCCGTGCCGGGCAAGGACGCCGAGGGCTGCTTCGTCTACCGCACGATCGAGGACCTGCTCGCCATCGAGGAGTACGCGAAGGCGCGGGCGACGACCGGCGCGGTGGTCGGCGGCGGACTGCTCGGACTTGAGGCCGCCGGCGCGCTGAAGGGACTCGGACTCGCCACGCACATCGTGGAGTTCGCGCCGCGCCTGATGCCCGTCCAGGTCGACGAGGGCGGCGGCGCGGCCCTCCTGCGCACCATCGAGAACATGGGCCTCACCGTCCACACCGGCACGGGTACGCAGGAGGTCGTCACCGGCGACGACGGCGCCGTGACCGGCATGAAGCTCTCCGACGGCTCGACGGTCGCCACCGACCTGGTGGTGTTCTCGGCCGGGGTACGCCCCCGTGACCAGCTCGCCCGCGACTGCGGCCTGACCGTGGGCGAGCGCGGCGGCATCAGCGTCGACGACCAGTGCCGGACCGTCTCCGACCAGCGGGTCTTCGCGATCGGCGAGTGCGCGCTGGCCTCGGACGGCCGGGTGTACGGGCTGGTCGCGCCCGGCTACGAGATGGCCGAGACGGCCGCCGCCACGATCGCCGCCGACGAGGCCGCCGTCGCAGGTGGCGCCGACGGGACGGCCCTCGCCGGCACCGCCGACGCGGCCTCCTTCACCGGCGCCGACCTCTCCACCAAGCTGAAGCTCCTCGGTGTCGACGTCGCCTCCTTCGGTGACGCGCACGGCGCCGCCGCCGACTGCCTCGACGTCGTCTACGCGGACTCCCGCTCCGGCACGTACAAGAAGCTGGTCATCGGGCCTGGCGGGGAGCTGCTGGGCGGCATCCTGGTCGGCGACGCGGACGCGTACGGGACCCTGCGCGCCTTCACCGGTTCGGTGCCGCCGATCGCTCCGGAGCAGCTCGTCCTGCCGAGCTGCGCGGGCGCCCCCGCGCAGCTCGGCCCGTCGTCCCTGCCGGACGAGGCGATCATCTGCTCCTGCCACAACGTCACCAAGGGCGCGATCCGCGGCGCGGTCACCGAGCACTCCTGCACGACGGTTCCCGAGGTCAAGAAGTGCACCAAGGCCGGTACCGGCTGCGGGAGTTGTGTCAAGGTGCTCGGCCAGCTCGTCACCTCCGAGCTGGAGGCGAGCGGCGTCGAGGTCGACAAGGGCCTGTGCGGCTGCTTCTCCCAGACCCGCGAGGAGCTGTACGAGATCGTCCTCGCGCTGCGCATCTCCTCGTACCAGCAGCTCCTGGACCGCTACGGCCGTGAGAACGCGCGCGGCGGCGACGGCTGCGAGGTCTGCAAGCCCACGGTCGGCTCGATCATCGCCTCGCTCGCGCCCACGATCGGCGCCGAGGGGTACGTCCTCGGCGGCGAGCAGGCCGCCCTCCAGGACACCAACGACCACTTCCTCGCGAACCTGCAGAAGAACGGCTCGTACTCGATCGTGCCGCGCATCCCAGGCGGCGAGATCACCCCCGAGAAGCTCATCGTGATCGGGGAAGTGGCGCGGGACTTCGGCCTCTACACGAAGATCACGGGCGGCCAGCGGATCGACATGTTCGGCGCGCGCGTCGAACAGCTCCCGCTCATCTGGGCCCGGTTGGTGGACGCCGGTTTCGAGTCCGGGCACGCGTACGGAAAGTCGCTGCGGACCGTCAAGTCGTGCGTGGGGCAGACCTGGTGCCGCTACGGCGTCCAGGACTCGGTGCGCATGGCCATCGACCTGGAGCTGCGCTACCGGGGTCTGCGCTCCCCGCACAAGCTCAAGTCGGCGGTCTCCGGCTGCGCGCGCGAGTGCGCCGAGGCCCAGTCGAAGGACTTCGGCATCATCGCCACCGCGGCCGGCTGGAACCTGTACGTCGGCGGCAACGGCGGCGCCACCCCGCGCCACGCGGACCTGCTGGCCCAGGATCTCTCGGACGCCGAACTGATCCGCCTGATCGACCGGTTCCTGATGTTCTACATCCGTACGGCCGACCGTCTGGAGCGCACCTCCACCTGGCTGGAGCGGATCCCCGGCGGCCTGGACCACGTCCGTGACGTCGTCGTGGACGACTCGCTGGGCATCTGCGAGGAGCTGGAGTCGCTGATGACGGCGCACGTCGCCGCCTACCGCGACGAGTGGGCCGAGACCATCAACGACCCGGAGAAGCTGTCCCGCTTCGTCTCCTTCGTGAACGCGCCGGACACCCCCGACCCGGTCGTCGGCTTCGTCGCCGAACGCGACCAGATCAAGCCCGACCTGCCGCTGCTGACCATCGGCACCCGCCCCCTGGAAGGAAGCGCCCAGCGATGA
- a CDS encoding HAMP domain-containing sensor histidine kinase: MTRRLLLSYLALTALVLLCLEIPLGFVYSRGELERVINAAQDEAESVSAFASLSIDAGRAAQDLPDRAAHCAERIGGRVLIVDQSGDLLATSHELSAELSGAESGNPASWPGIEAALRGTATADVRTSTIGGVEYIAVAAPVTHGAERLGAVRITVPSRMVTERVQHVWLLLILGGLAVLAAVAVIGFAIARWTGRPIRELERATQELADGGPATTVAITNGPPEVRSLAATFNRTAARLEHLLASQRAFAGEASHQLKTPLAALRLRLENLESDIALHARGNLDAAVTETDRLARMVEGLLAMARLDESAVVREPVDLDLVCAERHRAWAPMFEQRGVRLVLLGDYSGPVLAVPGAVEQILDNLLSNALRVSPPHSTVSMDLRRPTAHERRFPHRPLGAARVELHVTDEGPGMTEEQRRRAFDRFWRAPGAPKGGTGLGLALVQRLTHASGGDIALRPAAAGGGLDAMVRLAPAGATTVPPARRLETTAAP, from the coding sequence ATGACCCGCCGGCTGCTCCTCAGCTATCTCGCCCTCACCGCCCTGGTACTGCTCTGCCTGGAGATCCCCCTGGGATTCGTGTACTCACGGGGCGAGTTGGAGCGCGTCATCAACGCCGCGCAGGACGAGGCGGAGTCGGTCTCGGCGTTCGCCTCGCTGTCCATCGACGCCGGGCGCGCGGCGCAGGACCTGCCGGACCGGGCGGCCCACTGCGCCGAGCGCATCGGCGGCAGGGTGCTGATCGTGGACCAGTCAGGGGACCTGCTGGCCACCTCGCACGAACTGTCCGCCGAGCTGTCGGGTGCGGAGTCCGGCAACCCGGCCTCCTGGCCCGGCATCGAGGCCGCGCTCCGGGGCACCGCCACGGCGGACGTCCGCACCTCCACCATCGGCGGCGTCGAGTACATCGCGGTCGCCGCCCCCGTGACGCACGGTGCCGAGAGGCTGGGCGCGGTACGGATCACGGTGCCCAGCCGGATGGTGACGGAGCGCGTGCAGCACGTATGGCTGCTGCTCATCCTCGGCGGCCTCGCGGTCCTCGCGGCCGTCGCCGTCATCGGCTTCGCCATCGCGCGCTGGACCGGTCGTCCGATTCGTGAACTGGAGCGGGCGACACAGGAGTTGGCGGACGGTGGCCCCGCCACGACGGTGGCGATCACCAACGGGCCGCCCGAGGTGCGCAGTCTCGCCGCCACCTTCAACCGCACCGCCGCCCGCCTCGAACACCTCCTGGCCTCCCAGCGCGCCTTCGCGGGTGAGGCCTCGCACCAGCTCAAGACGCCCCTCGCCGCGCTGCGGCTGCGCCTGGAGAACCTGGAGTCGGACATCGCGCTGCACGCCCGGGGCAACCTCGACGCGGCGGTGACCGAGACCGACCGGCTCGCCAGGATGGTCGAGGGGCTGCTGGCCATGGCCCGGCTCGACGAGAGCGCCGTCGTGCGTGAGCCGGTGGACCTGGACCTGGTCTGCGCCGAACGCCATCGGGCCTGGGCGCCGATGTTCGAGCAGCGCGGGGTGCGGCTCGTGCTGCTCGGCGACTACAGCGGGCCCGTGCTCGCGGTGCCCGGCGCGGTGGAGCAGATTCTGGACAACCTGCTCTCCAACGCCCTGAGGGTGTCGCCCCCTCACTCCACCGTCTCCATGGACCTGCGTCGGCCGACTGCCCACGAACGCCGGTTCCCGCACCGGCCGTTGGGGGCGGCGCGCGTCGAGCTGCATGTCACGGACGAGGGGCCCGGTATGACCGAGGAGCAGCGGCGTCGGGCGTTCGACCGCTTCTGGCGGGCTCCTGGCGCGCCCAAGGGGGGTACGGGGTTGGGGCTGGCCCTGGTCCAGCGCCTCACCCACGCGAGCGGTGGGGACATCGCGTTGCGTCCTGCCGCGGCCGGGGGTGGGCTGGACGCGATGGTCCGGCTGGCCCCGGCGGGCGCCACCACCGTCCCGCCGGCCAGACGGCTGGAGACCACTGCCGCGCCATAA
- a CDS encoding sulfite exporter TauE/SafE family protein, with amino-acid sequence MPDISLTMVVVLCLAALAAGWIDAVVGGGGLLLLPALLLGLPNSGSAAQYALGTNKAVAIVGTTGAAVTYARKAPVDVRTAVRIGLAALAGSTGGAFVAAGMSTEILKPVVMVVLLGVGTFVIMKPAFGTAPSTEPVTPRRVLAAIGLAGLGIGFYDGLVGPGTGTFLVLALTALLHLDLVTASATAKIVNCCTNAGALATFAWKGTVFWQLAALMAVFNLVGGMFGAHTALKKGSGFVRGVLLTVVFALVAKLAYDFWL; translated from the coding sequence ATGCCCGACATATCGCTGACCATGGTCGTCGTCCTGTGCCTCGCCGCTCTCGCGGCGGGCTGGATCGACGCGGTCGTGGGCGGCGGCGGACTGCTCCTCCTCCCCGCGCTGCTGCTCGGACTGCCGAACTCGGGCTCGGCGGCCCAGTACGCGCTCGGCACCAACAAGGCCGTGGCGATCGTCGGGACGACGGGCGCGGCGGTGACGTACGCCCGCAAGGCGCCCGTGGACGTCCGCACGGCGGTGCGCATCGGTCTCGCGGCGCTGGCCGGATCCACCGGCGGGGCGTTCGTGGCCGCCGGGATGAGCACCGAGATCCTTAAGCCGGTCGTGATGGTCGTCCTGCTCGGCGTCGGCACCTTCGTGATCATGAAGCCCGCCTTCGGTACGGCGCCCTCGACCGAACCGGTCACGCCGCGCCGCGTCCTCGCCGCGATCGGGCTCGCGGGCCTGGGCATCGGCTTCTACGACGGGCTGGTCGGCCCCGGCACGGGTACGTTCCTGGTGCTCGCCCTGACCGCGCTGCTGCACCTCGACCTCGTGACGGCCTCCGCCACCGCGAAGATCGTCAACTGCTGCACGAACGCGGGCGCGCTGGCCACCTTCGCCTGGAAGGGCACGGTCTTCTGGCAGCTGGCCGCCCTGATGGCGGTGTTCAACCTCGTCGGCGGGATGTTCGGCGCGCACACCGCGCTCAAGAAGGGCAGCGGGTTCGTGCGGGGCGTGCTGCTGACGGTGGTGTTCGCGCTGGTGGCGAAACTGGCGTACGACTTCTGGCTCTGA
- the nirD gene encoding nitrite reductase small subunit NirD: MTLAPETTTLTVELRLAGPDDDWFAVCDLGLLIPGRGVAALLPDGRQVALFMDRTGRMYAIDNRDPFSGAAVLSRGLTGSHQGRPFVASPLLKQRFDLASGLCLDDESVTVTTYEVRTR, translated from the coding sequence ATGACCCTCGCACCCGAGACCACGACGCTCACGGTCGAACTCCGGCTGGCCGGACCCGACGACGACTGGTTCGCCGTGTGCGACCTGGGCCTGCTGATTCCCGGCCGGGGGGTGGCCGCGCTGCTGCCGGACGGGCGGCAGGTGGCGCTCTTCATGGACCGTACGGGGCGGATGTACGCGATCGACAACCGCGATCCGTTCTCCGGTGCGGCCGTGCTGTCGCGCGGGCTGACCGGGTCCCACCAGGGGCGGCCGTTCGTGGCCTCGCCGCTCCTGAAGCAGCGGTTCGACCTGGCGTCGGGCCTGTGCCTGGACGACGAGTCGGTGACGGTGACGACGTACGAGGTACGCACCCGCTGA
- a CDS encoding sensor histidine kinase has protein sequence MPDPRSTRRPAVRRPVVRRRVTRGPLAAFAVTAARRPLAAFRPRALATLLYALIALPLALVGCLLTLAGLLVGGVLSVTTLGLWVLALTVRGALALGALQRALARRLLHLAIEEPPAPGAHGADGAHGVLGRRRALLLGRAGWRAVGCALGAPVTAVLAYAAALGAYGYGTQSALHPLLKRWNHHTVRDGDSVRHVSLEVLGFQLDSWPRWLIPVAVGLLLLSAAPWLMRHALAPHRLLLAATLGPSAADRRIRTLEETRAQAVDDAAATLRRIERDLHDGTQARLVGLAMHLTMIRELIGADADRDRLLTVVDTAQGNAKQAIADLRHLVKGIHPPVLDQGLDTALATLAADVALPVEVVTDIGDRPAPAVESIAYFCVAELLANAAKHSGAPHATVKVTARAGLLGLTVRDEGRGGAAIGAGSGLTGLLTRVRTVDGTLTCDSPPGGPTVVTVELPY, from the coding sequence ATGCCTGATCCCAGGTCCACGCGCCGCCCGGCTGTCCGCCGCCCGGTCGTCCGGCGGCGGGTCACGCGCGGCCCGCTCGCCGCCTTCGCGGTCACGGCCGCCCGGCGCCCGCTCGCCGCCTTCCGGCCGCGCGCCCTCGCCACCCTCCTCTACGCGCTGATCGCGCTCCCGCTCGCCCTCGTCGGCTGCCTGCTGACCCTCGCGGGGCTGCTCGTCGGCGGGGTCCTGTCCGTGACCACGCTCGGGCTGTGGGTCCTCGCGCTGACCGTGCGGGGCGCGCTCGCGCTCGGCGCGCTCCAACGGGCCCTCGCGCGCCGCCTGCTGCACCTGGCGATCGAGGAACCGCCCGCGCCCGGAGCGCACGGGGCAGACGGCGCGCACGGTGTACTCGGCCGGCGCCGGGCCCTGCTCCTCGGCCGGGCCGGCTGGCGTGCGGTCGGCTGCGCGCTCGGCGCGCCCGTCACGGCGGTGCTCGCGTACGCGGCGGCCCTCGGCGCGTACGGCTACGGAACCCAGTCGGCCCTCCACCCCCTCCTCAAGAGGTGGAACCACCACACGGTGCGCGACGGGGACTCCGTACGGCACGTGTCGCTCGAAGTCCTCGGCTTCCAGCTGGACTCCTGGCCCCGCTGGCTGATCCCGGTGGCCGTGGGTCTCCTGCTCCTGTCGGCCGCGCCCTGGCTGATGCGCCATGCCCTCGCCCCGCACCGCCTGCTGCTCGCCGCCACGCTCGGCCCGAGTGCGGCGGACCGCCGTATCCGCACCCTGGAGGAGACGCGCGCCCAGGCAGTGGACGACGCGGCGGCCACCCTCCGCCGGATCGAGCGCGACCTGCACGACGGGACACAGGCCCGGCTCGTAGGGCTCGCGATGCATCTGACGATGATCCGGGAACTGATCGGCGCGGACGCGGACCGCGACCGGCTCCTCACCGTGGTGGACACCGCCCAGGGCAACGCCAAGCAGGCCATCGCCGACCTGCGCCATCTCGTCAAGGGCATCCATCCGCCCGTACTGGACCAGGGCCTCGACACGGCCCTCGCCACCCTCGCGGCGGACGTGGCGCTGCCCGTCGAGGTCGTCACGGACATCGGGGACCGCCCCGCGCCCGCCGTCGAGTCGATCGCCTACTTCTGTGTCGCCGAACTCCTCGCCAACGCGGCCAAGCACAGCGGGGCGCCGCACGCCACGGTGAAGGTGACCGCACGCGCCGGGCTGCTCGGACTCACCGTCCGGGACGAGGGCCGCGGGGGAGCGGCGATCGGCGCGGGCTCGGGGCTCACCGGCCTGCTGACCCGGGTACGGACCGTGGACGGCACGCTCACCTGCGACAGCCCGCCGGGAGGGCCTACCGTGGTCACGGTCGAGCTGCCGTACTGA